From Granulicella cerasi, a single genomic window includes:
- a CDS encoding glutaredoxin family protein, protein MELLVYSADWCRDCREAKRFLAIHDIPYKEIDIERTPGAADEVIAATGKRAIPQFVIDGKWVQPYRPGQGFLHEEMAELFGVAEK, encoded by the coding sequence ATGGAACTTCTTGTTTACTCCGCAGACTGGTGCCGCGATTGCCGTGAAGCCAAACGCTTCCTCGCCATCCACGACATTCCGTACAAAGAGATCGACATCGAGCGCACGCCCGGCGCGGCTGACGAGGTCATCGCCGCCACAGGCAAACGCGCCATTCCGCAGTTCGTCATCGACGGCAAGTGGGTGCAACCATATCGCCCAGGGCAGGGCTTCCTGCATGAAGAGATGGCAGAGCTCTTCGGCGTTGCCGAAAAGTAA
- a CDS encoding glucose 1-dehydrogenase, whose amino-acid sequence MRGRLEGKVAIVTGSGSGIGKAIAVRLAAEGAKIVVDYRGHKDEAEDTAQRITAAGSESILVAADVSKTADTTRLVDEAWQHFGNCDVLVNNAGIEIGADFWDVTEEDYDKVLDVNLKGAFFLAQAFVRKLRTAGKPGTIINISSVHEDMVFPHFATYCAAKGGMRMLMRDLAVELGPLGITVNNIAPGAISTPINQKMMSDPAKLDPLLRNIPLGRLGKPEEVAGVAAFLASDEAAYVTGSTYFIDGGLIRNYHEQ is encoded by the coding sequence ATGCGTGGACGTCTCGAAGGAAAAGTGGCTATCGTCACAGGTTCAGGTTCTGGCATTGGTAAAGCGATCGCAGTGCGTCTCGCGGCAGAGGGCGCCAAGATCGTCGTGGACTACCGCGGACATAAGGACGAGGCCGAGGATACTGCCCAGCGCATCACAGCTGCGGGCAGCGAGTCGATCCTCGTTGCCGCGGACGTGTCCAAAACCGCAGACACAACGCGCCTCGTTGATGAAGCCTGGCAGCACTTCGGCAACTGCGACGTTCTCGTCAACAACGCGGGCATTGAGATTGGCGCAGACTTCTGGGACGTCACCGAAGAGGACTACGACAAGGTGCTCGACGTGAACCTCAAGGGAGCGTTCTTCCTCGCGCAGGCCTTTGTTCGTAAGCTGCGCACTGCAGGCAAGCCCGGCACGATCATCAATATCTCGTCGGTGCACGAAGACATGGTCTTCCCACATTTCGCCACGTACTGCGCCGCCAAAGGCGGTATGCGCATGCTCATGCGCGACCTCGCTGTGGAGCTCGGTCCACTTGGCATTACGGTGAACAACATCGCTCCCGGCGCTATCTCCACACCGATCAACCAGAAGATGATGAGCGACCCGGCGAAGCTTGATCCGCTTCTTCGCAATATCCCGCTTGGCCGCCTCGGCAAACCTGAGGAGGTTGCAGGCGTCGCGGCCTTCCTCGCCAGCGATGAAGCCGCTTACGTGACGGGCTCTACGTACTTCATCGACGGCGGCCTTATCCGCAACTACCACGAGCAGTGA
- a CDS encoding DUF3175 domain-containing protein produces MATKKAAKRASGTKTTATKTTAKKSTAKKSTTPPSKRWSAKVTTDSTKPGPGLFKKSAKAISEGLAKKSVSPKGPGQAMQMLSFYENRAGKNLPAERKQTLERAKKLLARKEDKPALKKAAKKTAKKAARKSAKKAVKRTAKKAAKKGTR; encoded by the coding sequence ATGGCGACGAAGAAAGCAGCGAAGCGCGCGTCTGGGACGAAGACCACTGCGACGAAGACCACCGCGAAGAAGAGTACTGCGAAGAAGAGCACGACTCCGCCTTCCAAGCGTTGGTCCGCAAAGGTCACGACCGATTCCACCAAGCCCGGCCCCGGCCTCTTCAAGAAATCTGCCAAGGCGATTTCGGAGGGTTTAGCGAAGAAGTCTGTCTCGCCAAAGGGTCCTGGGCAGGCCATGCAGATGCTTTCCTTCTACGAGAACCGTGCAGGCAAGAACCTGCCCGCGGAGCGCAAGCAGACGCTCGAGCGAGCCAAGAAGCTTCTCGCCCGGAAGGAAGACAAGCCAGCTCTCAAGAAGGCTGCCAAGAAGACGGCAAAGAAAGCCGCCCGGAAGAGCGCGAAGAAGGCTGTGAAGCGAACGGCGAAGAAGGCCGCGAAGAAGGGAACTCGTTAG
- the tadA gene encoding tRNA adenosine(34) deaminase TadA has protein sequence MRLAIDEALAAQAEGEVPVGAVVLSAEGEILGRGNNQVIRLSDPTAHAEIVAMRAAAAALGNYRLTGCTLVCTLEPCAMCAGAMVHARVGRLLYAAADPKAGADGSVMQVLNHGSLNHRVEVTAGVLAEECSTMLTSFFRARRATTKSS, from the coding sequence ATGCGCCTCGCAATCGACGAAGCGCTCGCCGCTCAGGCCGAGGGCGAGGTGCCAGTAGGTGCGGTCGTGCTTTCAGCAGAAGGCGAAATCCTCGGTCGCGGCAATAATCAGGTCATCCGGCTCAGTGATCCTACCGCTCATGCGGAAATCGTGGCCATGCGCGCGGCCGCGGCTGCGCTGGGCAACTATCGCCTCACCGGCTGCACGTTGGTCTGCACGCTGGAGCCCTGCGCCATGTGCGCCGGGGCTATGGTGCACGCGCGCGTGGGCCGTCTTCTCTACGCCGCCGCCGACCCCAAGGCGGGCGCAGATGGCTCCGTCATGCAGGTGCTCAACCACGGATCCCTCAATCATCGCGTGGAAGTCACCGCAGGCGTGCTCGCTGAGGAGTGCAGCACTATGCTGACAAGTTTCTTTCGCGCGCGCCGTGCCACCACGAAATCCTCGTAA
- a CDS encoding YncE family protein, whose protein sequence is MFVASDRRASFSSAKASAYAAASFAAILLAGCGNTYRPVVAGSGPTGPAGQPTKYAVVLSNTGASASGLATFVDFSGDEVITSPSVQTAPNYLALNSGGSQAYVINAAGSLDTFASSSPNTLLTSDVQQVTLPSTTLPTNVSVMTIKNASASVFVPETGASKVAALNSSGQLLQEITTPALPQYVVGVDAATRLYILNANGTASGVEASSTAGLTTTATLTVGANPVYGVMTSDGYRAFVLNKGSQSISVINVTNNALDSTTPTISIPTVNDSNGNNIASNPVWADINPYTNELVVLSQGDGTHGGMVSIYNIPLCSAAAQSGNSTCNTSNPTDAANFGTLIATVPVGVNPTQVQVLRDTLSPRAYVTNSGNSSTNGSVSVVNLTSGTVTATIPVAADPTIGDTTALGQPYIYGVHPSTLAVTTGTPTGKVYITSTDSKYLTILYTETDVVTYHAPLYGTGVRVVITSP, encoded by the coding sequence ATGTTTGTAGCCTCCGACCGCCGCGCCAGCTTCTCGAGCGCCAAGGCCTCTGCGTACGCCGCTGCGAGTTTCGCAGCCATCCTGCTTGCAGGTTGCGGTAACACCTATCGCCCCGTCGTTGCGGGTAGCGGCCCTACGGGCCCTGCAGGTCAGCCCACCAAGTATGCGGTCGTGCTCAGCAATACGGGCGCTTCTGCCAGCGGTCTGGCTACGTTCGTCGACTTCTCGGGCGACGAAGTGATCACCTCGCCTTCTGTGCAGACGGCGCCGAATTACCTCGCGCTGAACTCGGGTGGCAGCCAGGCGTATGTCATCAATGCCGCGGGCTCGCTGGATACTTTCGCGTCGTCCAGCCCGAATACGCTGCTGACCAGCGACGTGCAGCAGGTGACGCTCCCTTCGACAACGCTGCCGACCAACGTCTCGGTGATGACGATCAAGAACGCCTCGGCTTCGGTCTTCGTGCCAGAGACGGGCGCCAGCAAGGTGGCCGCGCTGAACTCCTCCGGCCAGCTGCTGCAGGAGATCACGACACCTGCCTTGCCGCAATACGTGGTCGGCGTAGACGCTGCTACCCGCCTGTACATTCTGAACGCGAACGGCACGGCTTCAGGTGTTGAAGCTTCGAGCACCGCCGGCCTCACCACGACCGCGACGCTCACGGTGGGCGCGAACCCCGTCTACGGCGTGATGACGAGCGATGGCTATCGCGCTTTCGTCCTGAACAAGGGCTCGCAGAGCATCAGCGTCATCAACGTGACGAACAATGCGCTCGACAGCACGACGCCGACGATCTCGATTCCTACCGTGAACGACTCGAACGGCAATAACATCGCGTCGAATCCGGTGTGGGCCGACATCAACCCGTATACCAATGAACTCGTTGTGCTTTCGCAGGGCGATGGCACGCACGGCGGCATGGTCAGCATCTACAACATTCCGCTCTGCTCGGCTGCTGCGCAGTCCGGCAACAGCACTTGCAACACGTCGAACCCCACCGACGCAGCCAACTTCGGTACGCTCATCGCCACGGTACCCGTGGGCGTGAACCCCACGCAGGTGCAGGTTCTCCGTGACACTCTCTCGCCGCGCGCGTATGTGACGAACTCGGGCAACAGCAGCACCAACGGTTCGGTGAGCGTGGTCAACCTGACCTCGGGTACGGTCACCGCGACCATTCCGGTCGCGGCAGATCCGACCATCGGTGACACGACGGCGCTCGGTCAGCCGTATATCTACGGTGTGCATCCTTCGACGCTCGCCGTCACCACCGGCACGCCCACGGGCAAGGTCTACATCACCTCCACGGACAGCAAGTACCTGACGATTCTCTACACAGAGACGGACGTCGTTACGTATCACGCTCCGCTCTACGGCACCGGTGTTCGCGTCGTCATCACCTCGCCCTAG
- a CDS encoding type II secretion system protein, with protein sequence MVSSLPIRSLRTRRRREEGFTLVELMIVMAIISLLAAIAVPAYLNNVRRAKEAVLREDLHTMRQAIDSYTVDKEKAPQSLDDLVQGGYLKSIPIDPITNRTDTWITSQSDTLMSITETQGGIDDVKSGAQSLASDGTSYNTW encoded by the coding sequence ATGGTAAGCAGCCTCCCAATTCGCTCTCTCCGCACGCGCCGTCGGCGCGAAGAAGGCTTCACGCTGGTGGAGTTGATGATCGTTATGGCGATCATCAGTCTGCTGGCGGCCATCGCCGTGCCTGCGTACCTGAACAACGTGCGTCGCGCCAAGGAAGCTGTGCTCCGCGAAGACCTGCACACCATGCGCCAGGCCATCGACAGCTACACCGTGGACAAGGAAAAGGCCCCGCAGTCGCTCGACGATCTGGTGCAGGGAGGCTACCTGAAGTCGATTCCCATCGACCCGATCACGAACCGCACCGATACCTGGATCACCTCGCAGTCGGACACGCTGATGAGCATCACCGAGACTCAGGGCGGCATCGACGACGTGAAATCCGGCGCGCAGTCCCTTGCCTCCGACGGCACCAGTTACAACACCTGGTAG
- a CDS encoding type II secretion system protein, with the protein MSVTALNAIAPARKPQLRSSEAGVTLIELIIVVAMISILASAAIPLVRLQIKRSKERELRHDLWEMRAAIDAYKDAADKGGIQTKADSNNYPPDLQTLVDGVDIQDHKVRFLRRIPVDPMTKSTDWGERSNQDDTDSSSWGGQNVFDVYTKSDGTGLDGTKYSTW; encoded by the coding sequence ATGAGCGTAACCGCCCTCAATGCGATCGCACCCGCCCGGAAGCCGCAACTGCGGTCTTCCGAGGCGGGCGTCACACTCATCGAACTCATCATCGTTGTGGCGATGATCTCGATCCTTGCGTCAGCAGCCATCCCGCTGGTGCGCCTGCAGATCAAGCGCTCGAAGGAGCGCGAACTACGCCACGATCTGTGGGAGATGCGCGCTGCGATCGACGCCTACAAGGACGCCGCAGATAAAGGCGGCATCCAAACCAAAGCGGACAGCAATAACTATCCGCCCGATCTGCAGACGCTGGTGGATGGTGTGGACATCCAGGACCACAAGGTGCGCTTTCTGCGCCGCATCCCTGTCGATCCCATGACGAAATCGACCGACTGGGGCGAGCGCTCCAACCAGGACGACACGGACTCCTCCAGTTGGGGCGGCCAGAACGTTTTTGACGTCTACACCAAGAGCGACGGCACCGGCCTCGACGGAACGAAGTACAGCACATGGTAA